From the genome of Populus alba chromosome 10, ASM523922v2, whole genome shotgun sequence, one region includes:
- the LOC118043327 gene encoding clathrin light chain 2 — translation MSTFANPVAQNDSTRMFDEDDSYVGYDSQPFDDSFAAGNDVFESQLPIYGEFSPLENEGFGGPEGPIFPPPSEKDAEQGFALREWRRQNAILLEDKERREKESLSQIIKEAEDYKVESYKKREIACENNKITNREKEKLFLVNREKFHAEVDKNYWKSIAELIPNEVAAIEKRKGKKDLEKKPAIAVIQGPEPGKPTELSRMRQILLKLKHSAPPHLKYSPAEAATSIDATVATTSLKTNTVVTASEPVAVA, via the exons ATGTCAACATTTGCCAACCCAGTCGCACAAAACGACTCCACTCGCATGTTTGATGAAGATGATTCCTACGTAGGCTACGATTCGCAGCCATTCGATGACTCATTCGCCGCCGGCAATGATGTTTTCGAGTCTCAGTTACCGATCTACGGCGAGTTTTCTCCTCTTGAAAACGAAGGGTTCGGAGGACCGGAGGGTCCTATTTTTCCTCCACCGTCGGAGAAGGACGCTGAACAGGGATTTGCTCTCAGGGAATGGAGAAG GCAAAACGCCATACTGTTGGAGGATAAGGAGAGGAGGGAAAAGGAGTCATTGAGCCAAATAATCAAGGAAGCTGAAGATTATAAAGTTGAATCTTACAAGAAGAGGGAGATCGCTTGCGAGAATAACAAAATCACTAACAGGGAAAAAGAGAAG TTATTTCTGGTCAACCGAGAAAAATTCCATGCTGAAGTTGATAAGAATTACTGGAAGTCAATTGCAGAGCTCATTCCTAATGAAGTTGCAGCTATAGAGAAGAGGAAAGGGAAGAAAGATCTGGAGAAGAAGCCTGCTATTGCTGTGATCCAGGGCCCAGAGCCTGGGAAACCAACTGAACTCTCAAGGATGCGGCAAATACTCTTGAAATTGAAGCACAGTGCACCTCCTCACCTGAAGTATTCCCCAGCAGAAGCAGCCACTTCTATTGATGCTACAGTTGCAACCACATCCCTCAAGACTAATACTGTGGTGACGGCTTCTGAGCCTGTAGCTGTTgcttga
- the LOC118043325 gene encoding uncharacterized protein, translating to MNRSFRAQDSQMQMQAAVVKQRQQLRATMMKEKEEELALFLEMKKREKEQNNLLLINNTEEFDAPLGSKHGTLPIFNISSSTPARKTGADDFLNSENDKNDYDWLLTPPGTPLFPSLEMESQKTIMSQIGTPKARPTALKSRLANPQPEHVARGNLVSKQSASSPGLNSSGAAMRRPSSSGGPGSRPLTPTGRPTVTTGPKPSRSSTPTSRATLSSSKPTVSAAKLTVSAAKSTTSTMKSTVPARSSTPSRSTARSSTPTARPSIPPSKSTSRAASPTRRPSTPSRSPSLSAAPVKSSSSVTRSAPTVTKSAPTVARNPVMARGSSPTVKSRPWKPSEMPGFSLDAPPNLRTSAPERPLSATRGRPGAPSARSSSVEPAPNGRPRRQSCSPSRGRAPNGIMHPSGSSVPAFSRGHSKINDNVSPVIIGTKMVERVINMRKLAPPKQDGKHSPSGNLTGKSSSPDSSGFGRTLSKKSLDMAIRHMDIRRTIPGNLRPLMTNIPASSMYSVRSGPARSRTVSVSDSPLATSSNASSEVSINNNGLCLDGIELEDDIGSERGGRSPLRGR from the exons ATGAATCGTAGTTTTAGGGCACAGGACTCGCAAATGCAAATGCAAGCAGCAGTGGTGAAGCAAAGGCAGCAATTAAGAGCTACAAtgatgaaagagaaagaagaagagcttgctttatttttagaaatgaaGAAGCGTGAAAAGGAGCAGAATAATTTGCTTTTAATTAATAACACTGAAGAATTTGATGCACCATtag GGTCAAAGCATGGAACTTTGCctatatttaatatttcttcttCTACGCCCGCGAGGAAAACAGGGGCTGATGATTTTCTCAACTCCGAGAATGATAAAAACGACTATGACTG GCTCCTAACGCCTCCCGGTACccctctttttccttctttggaGATGGAATCACAAAAGACCATTATGAGTCAGATCGGTACTCCAAAGGCCCGCCCAACTGCTCTGAAATCTAGA CTAGCTAACCCTCAGCCAGAGCATGTTGCAAGGGGCAACTTGGTATCGAAACAATCAGCTTCTTCCCCTGGGTTGAACTCTTCAGGTGCAGCAATGCGCAGGCCTTCATCATCAGGTGGTCCAGGATCTAGGCCTTTAACACCAACCGGACGCCCCACAGTGACTACAGGTCCTAAACCTTCAAGATCATCAACACCAACCTCCAGGGCCACCCTGTCCTCATCTAAGCCCACAGTTTCTGCAGCTAAGCTGACTGTCTCTGCAGCTAAATCAACTACTTCTACAATGAAGTCCACAGTTCCTGCAAGATCCTCAACACCATCAAGGTCTACAGCACGATCTTCAACCCCAACTGCAAGGCCCTCTATACCTCCATCCAAGTCTACATCAAGGGCAGCAAGCCCCACTCGACGACCATCCACTCCATCAAGGTCACCTAGCCTGTCTGCTGCTCCTGTTAAGTCATCATCTTCAGTTACCAGGTCAGCTCCTACTGTTACCAAGTCAGCTCCCACAGTTGCTAGGAATCCCGTGATGGCACGTGGCTCTTCTCCAACGGTGAAATCTAGGCCATGGAAGCCGTCAGAGATGCCTGGTTTTTCACTTGATGCTCCACCAAATTTAAGAACTTCAGCACCTGAACGGCCACTTTCAGCTACTAGGGGTAGGCCTGGAGCACCCAGTGCTCGATCTTCCTCTGTTGAGCCTGCTCCTAATGGACGGCCAAGACGTCAATCTTGCTCCCCGTCAAGAGGACGAGCCCCCAATGGCATTATGCACCCCAGTGGGAGCTCTGTTCCTGCATTTAGTCGTGGGCATTCAAAAATTAATGACAATGTTAGCCCTGTCATTATTGGAACCAAAATGGTCGAGAGAGTGATAAATATGCGAAAACTGGCACCTCCCAAGCAAGATGGCAAACACTCTCCTAGTGGTAATCTGACTGGGAAGTCATCATCTCCAGACAGCTCTGGCTTTGGAAGAACACTCTCAAAGAAATCTTTGGATATGGCCATAAGGCACATG GACATAAGGCGCACCATTCCTGGTAATTTACGGCCTTTGATGACTAATATACCAGCATCGTCGATGTACAGTGTGAGATCAGGGCCTGCAAGAAGCAGGACAGTTAGTGTTTCAGACTCCCCTCTTGCAACGAGCAGTAATGCTAGTTCAGAAGTGAGTATCAACAACAATGGTCTTTGTTTGGATGGGATTGAACTAGAAGATGATATTGGCAGTGAGAGAGGTGGCCGTTCACCTCTACGAGGCAGATGA